From Longimicrobiales bacterium, one genomic window encodes:
- a CDS encoding secondary thiamine-phosphate synthase enzyme YjbQ encodes MIQRIEVRTAGSGLHEITTDVQAVVNASGLEEGVCAILIRHTSASLTIQENADPSARRDLESWMERHVPEGDPHFTHTAEGPDDMPSHIRAALTATTLSIPFVEGRLALGTWQGIYVWEHRRRGSTRCCVVHVGP; translated from the coding sequence GTGATACAGCGCATTGAGGTACGGACGGCCGGCAGTGGCCTCCACGAGATCACGACGGATGTCCAGGCGGTCGTCAACGCCAGCGGCCTGGAGGAAGGGGTGTGCGCGATCCTGATCCGGCACACATCCGCCAGCCTGACGATCCAGGAGAACGCCGACCCATCAGCGCGGCGCGACCTCGAGTCATGGATGGAGCGGCACGTTCCCGAGGGTGACCCTCATTTCACACACACGGCCGAGGGTCCTGACGACATGCCGAGTCACATCCGGGCGGCGCTGACGGCGACGACGCTGTCCATCCCGTTCGTGGAGGGCCGCCTGGCTCTGGGCACCTGGCAGGGGATCTACGTCTGGGAACATCGCCGCCGCGGGTCGACGCGGTGCTGTGTGGTCCACGTCGGCCCGTAA
- a CDS encoding TIGR04053 family radical SAM/SPASM domain-containing protein, producing the protein MMKHHGRSGAGHPGMGTLDFDQAPFLVIWETTQACDLACKHCRAEAQPDRHPRELTTDEARAMLRDIRRFGQVIFVFSGGDALKRPDIVELVSYGHGLGLRMAITPATTPLATRTQLRELKDAGLVRLAVSLDGSHAGIHDEFRQVAGSFEHGLRILKTSQEIGLSTQVNTVVARHNLHDFDNLCRLMTEVGIVFWEVFFLIPMGRAKPEDVASAEAFEEVFHRLYDLSKTAPFDIKATAAPQYSRVVLQRKVSERRSGARAESSDVLTDGAAISMSDGIGRARNVNDGDGFMFISHTGEIFPSGFLPVSAGNVRRDDLVEVYRNSHLFRTLRDRTLLKGKCGVCEYLKVCGGSRARAYAVTGDYLEAEPFCAHVPAKYARMIERGEVDPSAPHRNVRLPVFDRLPV; encoded by the coding sequence ATGATGAAACATCACGGCCGCTCCGGCGCCGGACACCCCGGCATGGGCACACTCGACTTCGACCAGGCGCCATTCCTGGTCATCTGGGAAACCACGCAGGCGTGTGACCTGGCCTGCAAGCACTGCCGCGCGGAAGCGCAGCCCGACCGCCACCCGCGCGAGCTCACTACCGACGAGGCGCGCGCCATGCTGCGCGATATCCGCCGGTTCGGTCAGGTCATCTTCGTGTTCAGCGGCGGCGACGCACTGAAGCGTCCGGACATCGTCGAGCTGGTCTCCTACGGCCACGGTCTGGGTCTGCGCATGGCGATCACGCCCGCGACCACTCCGCTCGCGACGCGCACGCAGCTCAGGGAGCTGAAGGACGCGGGCCTCGTGCGCCTGGCGGTCAGTCTCGATGGCTCGCACGCGGGCATTCACGATGAGTTCAGGCAGGTCGCCGGCTCGTTCGAGCACGGTCTGCGCATCCTGAAGACCTCACAGGAGATCGGACTGTCGACGCAGGTCAATACGGTCGTTGCACGCCACAACCTGCATGACTTCGACAACCTCTGCCGGCTGATGACGGAGGTCGGCATCGTGTTCTGGGAGGTGTTCTTCCTGATCCCGATGGGCCGCGCGAAGCCGGAAGATGTCGCCAGTGCGGAAGCGTTCGAGGAAGTGTTCCACCGGCTGTACGACCTGTCGAAGACGGCACCGTTCGACATCAAGGCGACAGCGGCGCCGCAGTACTCGCGCGTCGTGCTCCAGCGCAAGGTCTCCGAACGCAGGAGCGGCGCGCGCGCCGAGTCGAGCGACGTGCTCACGGACGGCGCGGCCATCTCCATGTCCGACGGCATCGGTCGCGCACGCAACGTGAACGATGGCGACGGCTTCATGTTCATCAGTCACACCGGCGAGATCTTCCCATCCGGTTTCCTGCCCGTGTCGGCGGGCAACGTGCGCAGGGACGACCTGGTCGAGGTGTACCGCAACTCGCACCTGTTCCGCACACTGCGCGACCGCACGCTGCTGAAGGGGAAGTGCGGCGTATGCGAGTACCTGAAAGTCTGCGGCGGCAGCCGTGCACGGGCGTACGCGGTCACCGGGGACTATCTGGAAGCGGAGCCGTTCTGTGCGCACGTTCCCGCGAAGTACGCGCGCATGATCGAGCGCGGCGAG